Proteins encoded within one genomic window of Bacillus thuringiensis:
- a CDS encoding amino acid permease, whose protein sequence is MIDQNQGLKRELKSRHIFMIALGGVIGTGLFLGSGYTIHEAGPGGAIVAYLVGGFVMYLTMLCLGELAVAMPDAGSYQTYATKHISPAAGYVVGWMSWLNWSATIGIELIAVSILMKRWFPDVPSWIWCVAFAVLLFAINALSSRSFAEVEFWFASIKVITIIAFIILGGAAMFGFLDMKGNEPAPMFSSFTDYGGLFPNGLSAILITMIAVNFSFQGTELVGIAAGESENPEKTIPKAINNTVWRILVFFVLSIFILAGLFPWQQAGVIESPFVVVFDKIGIPYAADIINFVIITAVLSVANSGLYATSRMLWSMSNQGMISPIFGKLSKNGVPIYALIVSTIVGCLSLLSGIYAEDTVYLWLLSIAGFGAILVWASIALSNLLARRSYIKQGGDVKDLKFKTPLYPFVPLLALTLNVTVIVAMAFIPEQRMALYCGIPFMIVCLLFYRATKNKGSKIEHVEKVNTTEAESL, encoded by the coding sequence ATGATTGATCAAAACCAAGGGTTAAAACGGGAATTGAAAAGCAGGCACATCTTTATGATTGCACTTGGAGGAGTTATTGGTACCGGTCTTTTTTTAGGATCTGGGTATACAATTCATGAAGCTGGGCCTGGAGGAGCGATTGTAGCGTATCTTGTTGGAGGATTTGTTATGTATTTAACGATGCTCTGTCTTGGAGAGCTAGCTGTTGCGATGCCTGACGCAGGATCTTATCAAACGTATGCTACAAAGCACATTTCCCCTGCAGCGGGTTATGTAGTCGGCTGGATGTCATGGCTAAACTGGTCTGCTACGATAGGTATTGAACTGATTGCAGTTAGTATTTTAATGAAACGGTGGTTTCCTGATGTACCGTCATGGATTTGGTGTGTAGCGTTTGCGGTGCTTCTCTTTGCTATCAATGCGTTATCTTCAAGAAGTTTTGCAGAAGTTGAATTTTGGTTTGCAAGTATTAAAGTAATTACAATCATTGCATTTATTATTTTAGGCGGGGCAGCAATGTTTGGTTTTCTAGATATGAAAGGAAATGAACCAGCACCGATGTTCTCTAGCTTTACTGATTATGGTGGGTTGTTTCCAAATGGATTATCAGCCATTTTAATTACGATGATTGCAGTTAATTTTTCCTTCCAAGGAACGGAACTAGTTGGTATTGCAGCTGGAGAGAGTGAGAATCCAGAGAAAACGATCCCGAAGGCAATTAATAATACAGTTTGGCGTATACTTGTGTTCTTTGTATTATCTATTTTCATTCTTGCAGGCTTATTCCCTTGGCAGCAAGCAGGAGTGATAGAAAGTCCATTCGTAGTTGTATTTGATAAAATTGGTATTCCTTATGCAGCCGATATTATAAATTTCGTTATTATTACAGCGGTTCTATCCGTGGCGAATTCAGGATTATATGCAACTTCTCGTATGCTATGGTCTATGTCTAATCAAGGAATGATTAGTCCAATTTTCGGTAAGTTATCTAAAAATGGTGTTCCTATTTATGCATTGATTGTAAGTACAATTGTAGGTTGTCTTTCATTACTATCAGGTATTTATGCGGAAGATACAGTTTATTTATGGCTACTTTCTATTGCCGGGTTCGGGGCGATATTAGTTTGGGCATCTATTGCTCTATCGAACTTATTAGCTAGAAGGTCATACATTAAGCAGGGCGGGGATGTGAAGGACTTGAAATTTAAAACACCGCTGTATCCATTCGTACCACTGCTTGCATTAACATTAAATGTAACAGTTATAGTTGCTATGGCTTTTATCCCAGAGCA
- the truA gene encoding tRNA pseudouridine(38-40) synthase TruA, translated as MNNYKLTIQYDGARFKGWQRLGNNDNTIQGKIESVISEMIGKEIEIIGCSRTDAGVHALNQVANFQSDEKLVEHKVKKYLNQHLPNDISITNVEEVQDRFHARYNSKAKTYLYKIWNEEHTNPFMRKYSMHVNKKLNVKSMKEAAKHLVGSHDFTAFSNAKSKKKSMVREVYTLEVMEEAGFVQIRVSGNGFLHNMVRKIVGALIEVGLGQLDADAIPNILEEKQRNQINCLAEASGLYLENVEF; from the coding sequence ATGAATAATTATAAATTAACGATTCAGTACGATGGTGCACGTTTTAAAGGATGGCAACGTCTCGGTAATAACGATAATACAATTCAAGGAAAAATCGAGAGTGTCATATCTGAAATGATCGGAAAAGAAATTGAAATTATCGGTTGTAGTAGAACAGATGCGGGTGTACATGCTTTGAATCAAGTTGCTAATTTTCAAAGTGATGAGAAGTTAGTCGAACATAAAGTGAAAAAATATTTAAATCAACATTTACCCAACGATATTAGCATTACGAATGTAGAAGAAGTACAAGATCGCTTCCATGCTCGTTACAATTCTAAAGCAAAAACGTATCTTTATAAAATTTGGAATGAAGAGCATACAAATCCATTTATGCGTAAATACAGCATGCATGTGAATAAAAAATTAAACGTGAAAAGCATGAAAGAAGCTGCGAAACATTTAGTTGGTTCACATGACTTTACTGCTTTTTCAAATGCGAAATCAAAGAAAAAGTCTATGGTTCGAGAAGTATATACACTTGAAGTGATGGAAGAAGCAGGATTTGTACAAATTAGAGTAAGTGGTAACGGATTCCTTCATAACATGGTACGAAAAATTGTTGGAGCATTAATTGAAGTTGGATTAGGACAATTAGATGCGGACGCAATCCCAAATATTTTAGAGGAAAAACAACGTAATCAAATTAATTGTCTTGCTGAGGCGAGTGGTTTGTATTTGGAGAATGTTGAATTTTAA
- a CDS encoding DNA-3-methyladenine glycosylase family protein — protein MWSEHVTLEYPYHFEEVLKRLSFDPLNVIQLDEKVMYVPLCIDEEQIVVRLQGIGTVQNPQFWISSQTGDPEKVMKRMKAIFHWNEPFQDIQDHFLNTSLRPLFETYAYTPIILEFDYFACLLRCIIHQQINLKFATVLTEQFVKRYGTEKNGVFFFPTPEIVANISIEELREQKFSQRKAEYMVGLAKYIIGGKLDLTRIENETEEGVAAQLLPIRGIGAWTVQNFLMFGLGRKNMFPKADIGIQRAVQGVFQLDDKPGDAFLENVKQECEPYCSYAALYLWKSIE, from the coding sequence ATGTGGAGCGAACATGTTACGTTAGAGTATCCGTACCATTTTGAAGAAGTGTTAAAGCGTTTATCTTTTGATCCACTAAACGTCATTCAATTAGATGAGAAAGTCATGTATGTCCCGCTTTGTATAGACGAGGAACAGATTGTTGTCCGCTTGCAAGGGATTGGTACTGTGCAAAATCCACAATTTTGGATTTCTAGTCAGACAGGAGATCCAGAGAAAGTAATGAAACGAATGAAGGCCATTTTTCATTGGAATGAACCGTTTCAAGATATACAAGATCATTTTTTAAACACATCATTACGTCCACTATTTGAAACATATGCTTATACTCCAATTATTTTAGAATTCGATTATTTTGCATGTTTACTTCGCTGTATTATTCATCAACAAATAAATTTGAAATTTGCTACTGTGCTGACAGAGCAATTTGTAAAACGATATGGAACAGAGAAGAACGGTGTATTCTTTTTCCCTACTCCAGAAATAGTAGCAAATATTTCAATTGAAGAATTGAGAGAGCAGAAATTTAGTCAGCGAAAAGCTGAATATATGGTAGGATTAGCAAAGTATATTATAGGTGGTAAGTTAGATTTAACTAGAATAGAAAACGAAACAGAAGAAGGGGTTGCAGCACAATTGTTACCAATTAGGGGGATTGGTGCATGGACAGTGCAAAACTTTTTAATGTTTGGGCTTGGACGGAAAAATATGTTTCCGAAAGCAGACATTGGGATTCAGCGTGCAGTACAAGGTGTATTTCAATTAGATGATAAACCGGGTGATGCGTTTTTAGAAAACGTGAAACAAGAGTGTGAACCATACTGCAGTTATGCAGCGTTATATTTATGGAAAAGTATAGAGTAG
- a CDS encoding sigma-54 interaction domain-containing protein produces MRTEEINFKQIIEMNMLYETLLNELDIGIHIINEESKTIIYNRKMMEIESMERSDVLYKSPLEVFAFEENKNSTLIEALKLGKTNKNIKQTYFNNKGQEITTINNTFPIIENGKIKGAIEISTEISHFKQTMKTNLSRKQNNKFTFNHIIGDSNAIQSVITEAKRVIRTSSSILLVGETGTGKELFAQSIHNESQRSGKPFISQNCAAIPDTLMESLLFGTNRGAFTGAIDKAGLFEEANGGTLLLDEINSLSPALQAKLLRAIQEKTIRRIGGTQEKEIDVRIIATINEDPLEAITHNRLREDLYYRLSVVTLCLPPLRERKEDIPDLVQHFIEKYNIQFGLGVTDLDVHVREFLYAYDWPGNVRELEHIIEGSMNLVEDENIITAFHLPTRFRERIKKEFNMQPSLTNNENDAPKTLKHTIETMEKNYINQILTEYHGNISQAAKFLGLSRQNLQYRIKKLHLHI; encoded by the coding sequence ATGCGTACAGAAGAAATTAATTTTAAACAGATCATTGAAATGAATATGCTATATGAAACTTTACTCAATGAGCTCGATATCGGGATTCATATTATTAATGAGGAAAGTAAAACGATTATCTATAACCGCAAAATGATGGAAATTGAATCAATGGAACGCTCAGATGTGCTATATAAAAGTCCTTTAGAAGTATTCGCATTTGAAGAAAATAAAAATAGTACTCTTATAGAGGCATTAAAATTAGGAAAAACAAACAAAAATATAAAACAAACGTATTTTAACAATAAAGGGCAAGAAATTACAACGATTAACAATACTTTCCCTATAATAGAAAACGGAAAAATTAAAGGCGCTATTGAAATTTCAACAGAGATTAGCCATTTCAAACAAACAATGAAAACGAACCTTTCTCGAAAACAAAATAATAAATTTACCTTTAATCACATAATCGGTGATTCTAATGCTATTCAATCTGTCATTACAGAAGCAAAGAGAGTAATTCGTACATCCTCATCCATACTTCTCGTAGGAGAAACAGGGACCGGTAAAGAACTATTTGCACAAAGTATCCATAATGAAAGCCAGCGTTCAGGCAAACCATTTATTTCACAAAACTGTGCCGCTATACCTGATACACTCATGGAAAGCTTATTATTTGGTACGAACCGAGGTGCATTTACAGGAGCTATCGATAAAGCTGGTTTATTTGAAGAAGCAAATGGAGGAACTTTGTTATTAGATGAGATCAACTCATTAAGTCCAGCACTTCAAGCGAAGTTGCTACGAGCTATACAAGAAAAAACAATACGAAGAATCGGAGGCACACAAGAAAAAGAAATTGATGTTCGTATCATAGCAACTATTAATGAAGATCCTCTTGAAGCTATTACACACAATAGATTACGGGAAGACTTATATTACCGATTAAGCGTCGTTACTTTATGTCTCCCGCCTTTACGTGAACGAAAAGAAGATATTCCTGATCTTGTGCAGCACTTTATCGAAAAGTACAACATTCAATTTGGACTTGGCGTAACGGATCTAGATGTACATGTAAGAGAATTCTTGTATGCATATGATTGGCCTGGAAACGTACGAGAATTGGAACATATCATTGAAGGTTCGATGAATTTAGTTGAAGATGAAAATATCATTACAGCGTTTCATCTTCCCACTCGCTTTCGTGAACGAATAAAAAAAGAATTCAATATGCAACCTTCCCTAACTAATAACGAGAATGATGCACCTAAAACGTTAAAGCACACAATAGAGACAATGGAGAAGAACTACATCAATCAAATTCTGACAGAGTATCACGGTAATATTTCACAGGCTGCAAAGTTTTTAGGATTAAGTAGGCAAAACTTACAATATCGAATTAAAAAATTGCATTTACACATATGA
- a CDS encoding biotin/lipoyl-containing protein produces MKMVIEGVYSPCYGKVEKLFVTESSYVYEWEKLALIETIDKQKVEIKVGISGYIESLEVVEGQAIADKKLLITVRDDLLITGSD; encoded by the coding sequence GTGAAGATGGTTATAGAAGGCGTGTATAGTCCTTGTTACGGGAAAGTAGAGAAGTTATTTGTTACGGAAAGCTCTTACGTATACGAGTGGGAGAAATTAGCGTTAATTGAAACAATAGATAAACAGAAAGTAGAAATTAAAGTAGGAATCAGTGGATATATCGAATCATTAGAAGTAGTAGAAGGACAAGCTATCGCTGATAAAAAGTTATTAATAACAGTGAGGGATGATCTTTTAATAACAGGTAGTGATTGA
- the rlmD gene encoding 23S rRNA (uracil(1939)-C(5))-methyltransferase RlmD, with product MIQKQHESKLEVGQTFPVTIKRLGINGEGVGYFKRQVVFIPGALPGEEVVAETTKIQRGFAEAKVKKVRKASPHRVKAPCPVYEECGGCQLQHLDYKEQLNQKRDIVVQAFEKYMNNSLEEKIRPTLGMENPWHYRNKSQLQVGRKDEKVITGLYKQNSHQLIDIAHCMIQHKATNEATKVVRRILEKLNVSIYNEKKQKGLVRTIVTRTAVQTGEVQVTLITTKEELPNKDQFIAEVQKQMPAVKSIMQNVNWRKTSVIFGDKTFKLAGKEVIQETLGDLSFELSARAFFQLNPEQTVVLYNEAKKAAALTGDEKIVDAYCGVGTIGLWLANDAAEVRGMDVIPEAIADARKNAKRHGFTNTKYEAGKAEQWLPKWVKEGWRPDVIVVDPPRTGCDDKLLETILKVKPKQVVYVSCNPSSLARDVQALMKSYEVEYVQPVDMFPHTAHVENVVKLVRK from the coding sequence ATGATACAAAAACAACATGAGAGTAAGTTGGAAGTTGGTCAAACATTTCCTGTGACAATTAAGCGTCTAGGGATTAACGGAGAAGGCGTTGGTTATTTTAAGAGACAAGTTGTTTTCATTCCAGGAGCATTACCAGGAGAAGAAGTTGTTGCTGAAACAACGAAAATTCAGCGTGGTTTCGCTGAAGCGAAAGTGAAAAAAGTTCGTAAAGCTTCACCACATCGTGTGAAAGCACCATGTCCGGTATATGAAGAGTGTGGCGGTTGTCAATTGCAACATTTAGACTATAAAGAACAATTAAATCAAAAGCGTGATATTGTTGTACAAGCATTTGAGAAGTATATGAACAACAGTTTGGAAGAGAAAATTCGTCCAACGCTTGGTATGGAAAATCCATGGCATTATCGTAATAAGAGTCAATTACAAGTGGGACGTAAAGACGAAAAGGTTATTACAGGGCTGTATAAACAAAACTCACATCAGTTAATTGATATTGCTCATTGTATGATTCAACATAAAGCAACGAATGAAGCGACAAAAGTTGTAAGACGTATTTTAGAAAAATTAAATGTTTCTATTTACAATGAGAAAAAACAAAAAGGTTTAGTACGCACAATTGTGACACGTACTGCAGTTCAAACAGGGGAAGTACAAGTTACACTTATTACAACAAAAGAAGAATTACCAAATAAAGATCAATTTATCGCAGAAGTACAAAAACAGATGCCAGCTGTTAAATCAATTATGCAAAACGTGAATTGGCGTAAAACATCTGTTATTTTCGGTGATAAAACATTTAAATTAGCTGGAAAAGAAGTAATTCAAGAAACACTTGGTGATTTATCATTTGAATTATCAGCACGTGCATTCTTCCAGTTGAATCCAGAACAAACGGTTGTTTTATATAATGAAGCCAAAAAAGCAGCGGCTTTAACAGGCGATGAAAAAATTGTAGATGCGTATTGTGGTGTTGGTACAATCGGTCTTTGGCTTGCAAATGATGCAGCGGAAGTACGTGGTATGGATGTAATTCCAGAAGCAATTGCAGACGCAAGAAAAAATGCGAAGCGTCACGGATTTACAAATACGAAATATGAAGCAGGTAAAGCTGAACAATGGTTACCGAAATGGGTAAAAGAAGGATGGCGTCCAGATGTAATTGTTGTCGATCCACCTCGTACAGGTTGCGACGATAAATTACTGGAAACAATTTTAAAAGTGAAGCCGAAACAAGTTGTTTACGTATCTTGTAATCCATCTTCATTAGCACGTGATGTACAAGCATTAATGAAGAGTTATGAAGTGGAGTATGTGCAACCAGTTGATATGTTCCCGCATACAGCTCATGTAGAAAATGTAGTGAAGCTTGTTAGAAAGTAA